The Merismopedia glauca CCAP 1448/3 genome contains a region encoding:
- a CDS encoding ABC1 kinase family protein codes for MLSLRKTTARQREIIEVVFRNGWDYMRILLTGGKADEPKLPTPAVLRNILVDLGPVYIKLGQLLSTRPDLLPASYIDALSTLQAQVPPAPWVEIEATLQQEVKQPLDRVFTSIDPIPVATGSIGQTHKAILADGRQVALKIRRPGINKIVTQDITLIRTLADLVSRTEFGKTYDVVSLAEEFSTALKAEMDFTIEGNYTEELRKNLAKSKWFDPAKLIVPEIYWELTTPTLMVLEWLDGKSLLSADLVLPGAEQLSSIQRREITSLLFRAFIQQFYIDGFFHADPHPGNIFYLTDGRVALIDCGMMGRLDPLTQQILTEMLLAVVDLDAQRCAQLTIELADSSQPVDLARLESDFTRILRKYFNLNLAEINFSQILYEVLQVARSNKLRLPSNLGLYSKAIANLEGVARSFDPEVNLFDEARPLLIDLFRRQLLGNNPLQLLLRTGLDLRSFTLQSPRQIGVILQRLTSETLKWNISIRELQPLRQSINDSANRLSFSIVVGSLIIGAAIISSNARTTELSLLSSVLFGVASFLGLWLVLSILRSGRLRG; via the coding sequence ATGCTATCTCTTAGAAAAACTACCGCACGCCAGCGAGAAATCATTGAGGTAGTCTTCCGTAACGGTTGGGACTATATGCGGATACTGCTAACTGGTGGTAAAGCTGACGAACCTAAGCTACCGACACCAGCAGTCCTGCGAAACATTTTAGTCGATTTGGGGCCAGTTTATATCAAACTCGGTCAGCTACTCAGCACTCGTCCCGATTTATTACCAGCTAGTTATATTGATGCTTTATCTACTCTACAAGCTCAAGTACCACCAGCACCCTGGGTAGAGATAGAAGCGACTCTTCAGCAAGAGGTAAAGCAGCCTTTAGATCGAGTTTTTACCAGCATCGATCCGATTCCCGTAGCGACTGGTTCCATTGGTCAAACCCATAAAGCTATTTTAGCTGATGGTAGGCAAGTAGCCCTCAAAATTCGCCGCCCTGGGATTAATAAAATTGTCACTCAAGATATCACCTTGATTAGGACTCTGGCGGATTTAGTCTCTCGGACAGAATTTGGGAAGACATACGATGTGGTATCTTTGGCGGAAGAGTTTTCGACTGCTTTGAAAGCCGAGATGGATTTTACCATTGAAGGCAACTATACGGAAGAATTGCGAAAAAATCTCGCCAAAAGTAAGTGGTTTGACCCCGCTAAGCTAATAGTTCCCGAAATTTACTGGGAATTAACGACTCCCACGTTGATGGTACTAGAGTGGCTGGATGGAAAATCTCTATTATCAGCCGATTTAGTGCTTCCAGGAGCAGAACAACTGTCTAGCATTCAGCGACGCGAGATTACATCCCTATTATTTCGCGCTTTCATCCAACAGTTTTACATTGATGGTTTCTTTCATGCCGATCCTCATCCTGGTAATATTTTTTATCTGACAGATGGGAGAGTGGCTTTAATTGATTGTGGGATGATGGGGAGGTTAGATCCTCTCACCCAACAGATTCTTACGGAAATGCTGCTGGCGGTTGTCGATTTAGATGCTCAAAGATGCGCTCAATTGACTATAGAACTAGCTGATTCGTCACAACCCGTAGATTTAGCTCGCTTAGAGAGTGATTTCACTCGGATTTTACGCAAATACTTTAATTTAAACCTGGCAGAAATCAACTTTTCCCAGATTTTATACGAGGTGTTGCAAGTAGCCAGAAGCAATAAACTAAGATTACCGAGCAACTTGGGTTTATACTCAAAAGCGATCGCCAATCTAGAAGGAGTTGCTCGCAGTTTCGATCCAGAGGTGAATCTATTTGATGAAGCTAGACCCCTGTTGATAGACTTATTTCGTCGGCAACTTTTGGGTAATAATCCCCTCCAGTTGCTATTACGCACAGGCTTAGATCTCAGAAGTTTTACTCTTCAATCTCCCCGTCAAATCGGAGTTATTTTACAACGATTAACTTCCGAAACCCTAAAGTGGAATATTTCCATTCGAGAGCTTCAACCCTTACGCCAGAGTATTAATGATTCAGCCAATCGCCTCTCGTTTAGTATTGTGGTAGGTTCTTTAATTATTGGCGCGGCGATTATTTCTTCCAATGCACGCACGACGGAATTATCTTTACTTAGTAGTGTCTTGTTTGGGGTAGCCAGTTTTTTAGGTTTGTGGCTTGTATTGAGTATTTTGCGTTCTGGAAGGTTGAGGGGATAA
- a CDS encoding tetratricopeptide repeat protein, whose amino-acid sequence MELCKRSIKLNSRNALAYLARGQAKASLKKWQEAIEDYQKVLEIDSNNTEAYIGSARAKEGLKDYTGAIADYEKLYSYNNNTSVYSPLLKNYILVGKKQEALNLTENLLESGFQGDTSSQTQIFRHLLKGIVLIYFQDYKTAISNLDRAIALEPQYNASYLYRGIAYEKLGDREAAIKDYQKAVSIQPEDAIPQRFAKLKPPNDRVSEGAQIAYDNALSQVYFFRGVAYSKLEDWKSVKEDLDKAIALGLKNADTYQRRSLVRQKLNDEVGAKEDADKAAELAELIDEISFPY is encoded by the coding sequence ATGGAGTTATGCAAGAGGTCTATTAAGTTAAACTCCAGAAACGCTCTAGCTTATCTAGCTAGAGGTCAAGCTAAAGCTAGTTTGAAAAAATGGCAAGAAGCAATTGAAGATTATCAAAAAGTCTTAGAAATAGACTCGAATAACACCGAAGCTTATATCGGTAGTGCTAGAGCTAAAGAAGGTTTGAAAGACTATACAGGAGCGATCGCCGATTATGAAAAACTTTACTCCTATAATAATAACACTAGTGTTTACTCACCATTATTAAAAAACTATATTTTAGTAGGCAAAAAACAAGAGGCACTCAATCTAACTGAAAATCTCCTTGAAAGTGGCTTTCAAGGAGATACATCAAGTCAAACTCAAATTTTTCGCCATTTACTTAAAGGAATTGTTTTAATTTATTTTCAAGATTACAAAACAGCAATTTCAAATTTAGATCGCGCGATCGCTCTAGAGCCGCAATATAATGCATCTTATCTATATCGAGGTATAGCTTACGAAAAGTTAGGTGATCGCGAAGCAGCAATTAAAGATTATCAAAAAGCTGTATCGATTCAACCAGAAGATGCTATTCCTCAAAGATTTGCTAAACTCAAGCCTCCAAACGATCGAGTTTCAGAAGGAGCGCAAATTGCTTACGATAATGCCTTAAGTCAAGTATACTTTTTTCGAGGTGTAGCTTATTCTAAACTAGAAGATTGGAAGAGTGTCAAAGAAGATTTAGATAAAGCGATCGCTCTTGGTTTGAAAAATGCTGACACCTATCAACGAAGAAGTTTGGTACGCCAAAAATTAAACGATGAAGTGGGTGCGAAAGAAGATGCTGACAAAGCCGCAGAATTAGCTGAATTGATTGACGAAATTAGTTTTCCATATTAA